Within Armatimonadota bacterium, the genomic segment GAGTTCTGGAACCGGGAGTACGAGATCCGCTACTTCGACCGGTATCAGGTGGACCGCACCGGAGAGGTGGTGGAGGTCGAAGAGTGGGAGTTCGACCACCTGCGGGGGCGGTTGAACTGGACCAACACGGCGTTCTTTCCCGACGGCCGCCGCCAGTCCTGGTGGCACTCCATCCGGGCCTATACCGTCGTTGAGATGCGTCAGCTCTTCGAGCAGGCGGGGCTGGGGCTGGAAGCGGTGTACGGCGGTCTGGGCGGCGAGCCCTACTCCATCGAGAGCGAAGCCGCCGTCTTCGTCGCCCGCCGGCTCTAGGACGGCGCCTCCGATATAATGGATGGTGTGGACGGCCTCAGGTCTCTTCTCCGGGCGACTTGGCGCAAGGCCATGGTTGTGCGCGCGGCGCGGCCCCGGGGCATCCGGCGACGCCCGCGGGAGCGCGGCGAAGTCCTGGCCCTGCGGGAACTCACCCTGCGGATCGCGCGCCGGGCCTTTCAGACCTGGTTGCGGCACGTCGGTCCGCGGCGCTACCGACTGATCTCCGGCCGCGGCGAATGAGCGGGCTTTCTCCCCTGGCCAAGGCCCGGGCGGAACTCGCGGCGCTCCGGGCGCTGGCCAACCCCCTTGAGGTCCAGCTCCGAACGGCAGCGGTGATCGCCAGGATCCTGGAACGGCTGGGACATCCCGTGGTGGTGGTAGGAGGCTCCGCCGTGTCCTTCTACACCGGCGGCGCCTACCTCTCCCGGGACGTCGACCTCGTCACAACCGCCTCGGGTACGGAATTGCGCGACGTGCTCACGGAGCTGGGATTCGAACGTCGCGACGGAGCCTGGGTGCATCGCGACACCGACGTGGTCGTGGACTTCCCCCCGCCTCCGCTGGCCGGCGACCTGGGGCGCATCACACGCGTCGACACCGAGGAGGGGTCCGTCGCCATTATCGGCCTGGAGGATCTGGTGATCGACAGGCTGAACGCGGTAGTCCACTGGCAGGACACCGAGGCCCGGGAATGGTGTATCTCGATGCTCGCTCTGCACCAGGATCTCGACGTCGACTACCTCCGCCGTCAGGCCCGGGCGGCGGGGGTCGCGGAGGAACTCGACGCCGTGAGGCGCGAGGCCGGCGGGATGTAGCCTCGGGCAGGACGGCGCGCTACGGTCGGGCGGTTCGGGCCGCCAGGTCGTGCGGGCGCAGGGCGGCGTAGATCGCCCGGCAGGCGGGCGTGGGGACGCCGTACCGCTCGCCGAGGCGCACGACGGTGCCCAGCAGGGTGTCCAGCTCGGTACGGCGGCCGGCCGTGAGGTCCGTATACAGGGAGGAGTAGCTCCCCGGGTCCAGGGCCAGGGCGAAGGCGCGGACGCGCTCACGCTGTCCTTCAGGGATGGGGACGCCGTGGGCCCGTCCCACCGCCGCCACTTCTTCCGCCACGTCGAGGTACATGGCGAACGTTTCCGGCGTTTGGCGGATGATCCCGATCGGCAGGCGCGTCAGCGCCGTCATCCCGCCCTGGGCATTGATGAAGATGAATTTCTCCCACATCTCCACCAGGATGCGGGTGGAGATCTCGACCGGGACGCCGGCCGCCCGGAAGGCGTCTCCGGCGGCGCGGACCCGGCCGGTCACGGTGCCGTCGAGTTCGCCCAGGACCACGCGGCGCGGTCCTCCGGTCTGTCGGATGAGGCCGGGCGCGCCCACCGTGCAGAAGATCTGACAGAGGCCGCCCAGCACATGGCGCCGTCCGACCGCTTCCGCAAGGGCCTCGACGCTGTCCACGCCGTTCTGCAGCGTCAGCACCGCCGTCTCGGGTCCCAGCAGGGGCGGCAGGAGCCGTACGGCGGCCGGTGTGTCATAGGCCTTCACGGTGAACAGCACGAGATCCACGGGGCCGATCTCCCGCGGGTCGTCGGTGGCCCGCACGGCGACCGTGAACGGCTCCTCGACGGCGGTCTCCACCCGCAGCCCCCGGTCGCGCATCGCGGCCAGGTGCTGTCCCCGCGCCAGGAACCACACCTCGCTGCCGCCGCGCTGCAGCACCGCCCCGTAGTAGCCCCCGACGGCTCCGGCTCCCAGCACCGCGATGCGCATGATGGTCAGCGCTTCCCGCCCGCGGCCGGGG encodes:
- a CDS encoding 2-dehydropantoate 2-reductase; protein product: MRIAVLGAGAVGGYYGAVLQRGGSEVWFLARGQHLAAMRDRGLRVETAVEEPFTVAVRATDDPREIGPVDLVLFTVKAYDTPAAVRLLPPLLGPETAVLTLQNGVDSVEALAEAVGRRHVLGGLCQIFCTVGAPGLIRQTGGPRRVVLGELDGTVTGRVRAAGDAFRAAGVPVEISTRILVEMWEKFIFINAQGGMTALTRLPIGIIRQTPETFAMYLDVAEEVAAVGRAHGVPIPEGQRERVRAFALALDPGSYSSLYTDLTAGRRTELDTLLGTVVRLGERYGVPTPACRAIYAALRPHDLAARTARP